DNA from Limnohabitans sp.:
ACGATGCTGGTGACATTGCCACCCGTGACCATCATGCGGCGCGACAACTCACTCATCGACAGCCCTTGCGGCTCGCGCTCCAGCTGGGCCATCAGGTCAAAGCGCGGCAGCGTGATGTCAAACTGCTCGCGCAGGCGCTGGCGGATGGTGTCTTCGATGCGGGTTGTGCACGACAGCAGGCGCAACCACAGGCGCAGCGAGGCGTGGTGGTCGGCGTGCGCGCGAACTTCCATGTCCGTGGGCATGGCCCCCACGCTCGGCACTGCGTGTCCTTCGCTGCCCCCCGAGTGGGCGCGAGCTGGCTTGAGGCGGCTCGGCGCTGCGCTCTTTTTCATCCTGCCAACTCCCCGCCGTCGATGGCCATGGTTTGGCCGTTGATGGCGTCGCTGCCTGCAGCACACAGCCACAGCACGCTTTGCGCCACTTCGTGGGGCTGCACCAGGCGCTGCTGCGGGTTGCTGGCAGCCAGGGCCTGGCGCGCTTCGGCTTCGCTCTTGCCGGTTTTGCCCACAATGTTTTGCACCGCTTCGCGCACGATGTCGGTCTCGGTGTAGCCAGGGCAAATGGCGTTCACGGTCACGCCCTTGCGTGCCAATTCGAGTGCGAGCGCTTTGGTCAGGCCCACCACACCGTGCTTGGCCGCCACATAGGCGCTCACGTAGGCGTAGCCTTTGAGGCCTGCGGTGCTGGCGATGTTGACGATGCGGCCCGGCGTGCCGGCTTTCGCAGCGTCGAGCATGCCGGGCAGCACGGCCTGAATGCAGTGGTAGGTGCCCGTGAGGTTGACGTTGAGCATCTTCTGCCAGAGCGCGGCATCGGTCTTGGCAAAGGGCTGGCTGCTCGCCTGGCCCGCGTTGTTGACCAGAATGTTGACGGGGCCGAAGCGCGACTGCGCCTGCTGCACCGCAGCTTGCACAGCTTGTTCATCGGCCACGTCCATGGGCGCAATCAGCACCGCCAGATCGGGCACTTGCTCGCGCAGCGCTTCGGCCTGGGCTTGCAGGGTGCCTTGCGAGCGGCCACACAGGGTCAAGCGGCAGCCGGTTTGTGCCAGCTGCAGCGAGATGGCTGCGCCGATGCCTGCGCCCGCGCCTGTGATGAGGGCGTGACGGCCTTCAAGTTCTTGGAACATCTCAGTCCCCCTTACTCGCAGTCTGCATGGCACGCTCACGGGCAAAGCCCGCTTCGAGCTGGGGCTTGCCCGATTCGTAGGCGCGGGGCCAGACGATGTCTTTGAAGCCGATGCGCGCCGCTTCGGTCAGTGTCCAGGCCGGATTGGCCAGGTGTGGGCGGGCCACAGCGCACAGATCGGCGCGGCCTGCGGCCAAGATGCTGTTGACGTGGTCGGCTTCAGAGATGGCTCCGACTGCGATGGTGGCGATGCCCGCTTCTTGGCGGATGCGGTCGGCAAAGGGGGTTTGGTACATGCGGCCGTACGTGGGCTTTTGCTTGGCGCTGACCTGGCCCGACGAACAGTCGATCATGTCGGCACCAGCGGCCTTGAAGGCGCGGGCGATCTCGACCGCATCGCTGGGCGT
Protein-coding regions in this window:
- a CDS encoding MarR family transcriptional regulator, with the translated sequence MPTDMEVRAHADHHASLRLWLRLLSCTTRIEDTIRQRLREQFDITLPRFDLMAQLEREPQGLSMSELSRRMMVTGGNVTSIVDQLEKEQLVQRQTQVGDRRSFTVSLTEAGRSAFAAMALAHEGWVVELLGPLAENEQTQLHQLLGALKSGNRTHQKEKS
- a CDS encoding SDR family NAD(P)-dependent oxidoreductase, producing the protein MFQELEGRHALITGAGAGIGAAISLQLAQTGCRLTLCGRSQGTLQAQAEALREQVPDLAVLIAPMDVADEQAVQAAVQQAQSRFGPVNILVNNAGQASSQPFAKTDAALWQKMLNVNLTGTYHCIQAVLPGMLDAAKAGTPGRIVNIASTAGLKGYAYVSAYVAAKHGVVGLTKALALELARKGVTVNAICPGYTETDIVREAVQNIVGKTGKSEAEARQALAASNPQQRLVQPHEVAQSVLWLCAAGSDAINGQTMAIDGGELAG